The genomic region ACACCCAGAACTTCTCGCTGGTCGTGAAAAACAAAACCTGCGAACTGCTGGAAGGTGAAAACCCAGACGCCCAAGTCACTCTGGTGATGGACGGCGAAACCATGAAAGGCATCGTCGACGGCTCCACCGACGGCATGCAGGCATTCATGGGCGGCAAACTGCGCACTGAAGGCGACATGATGCTGGCCATGAAATTGAGCGAGCTGTTCCCGGCCTGATCAGGGCAACCCTGGCCAGACCAGTGTGGGAGCGGGCTTGCTCGCGAAAGCGGTGTATCAGCGCAGGATTTGTTGGCTGACCCACCGCTTTCGCGAGCAAGCCCGCTCCCACATTTTGATTGTGCTGTTTTCAGGTTTTGGGCTGCAATAACAGCGCCACCAACGCACTCCACCCCGTCTGATGCGAAGCCCCCAACCCCCGCCCGGTCTCGCCATGAAAGTACTCATGAAACAACACCAAATCGCGACTGCCCGGATCCGCCTCCAACTGCGCATACCCCACCATCGACGGCCTCGAACCGTTCTCATCCCTCAGAAACAATCGCGTCAACCGCTGACTGAGCCCATCCGCAACCTCCTCCAGCGAAGCCAGATACCCACTCCCCGCCGGATACTCCACCGAAAAATTATCCGCGTAGTACCGATGAAACTCCCGCAACGACTCAATCAGCATGTAATTGACCGGCATCCACAATGGCCCACGCCAGTTAGAGTTACCCCCGTACAACCGCGAATCCGACTCTGCCGGCTCATAACGGGCACACAGCGTATTGCCATTCATCTTCAGCGCCAGCGGCTCCTCGGCAAACGCTTTCGACAGCGACCGCACACCAAACGTCGAGAGAAACTCAGACTCATCCAGCATGCGCCGCAGCAAATCCTTGGTCCGCTCCCCCCGCAACAGCGCCAGCAACAGGCGATTCCCCTGCCCCGGCTCGTTCCAGCGCGACACCAACTTGGCCAGGTCCGGCCGATGCTTCATAAACCCCAGCAACCGCTCGCGCAAACCTTCCAGCCCTTCATGCTCCCGCTGCTCCAGCACCAGCACCGCAAACAGCGGCATCAGGCCAACGATGGAGCGCAACCGCACCGGCTCACTTTCACCGCCCGGACGATGCAGCACGTCATAGAAAAACTGATC from Pseudomonas yamanorum harbors:
- a CDS encoding SCP2 sterol-binding domain-containing protein, producing MTDVAKAVEAMKAKFNPAAADGLDLVFGFRIDDTQNFSLVVKNKTCELLEGENPDAQVTLVMDGETMKGIVDGSTDGMQAFMGGKLRTEGDMMLAMKLSELFPA